The following coding sequences are from one Methanococcoides orientis window:
- the pylS gene encoding pyrrolysine--tRNA(Pyl) ligase, which yields MEKQLLDVLVGLNGVWLSRSGLLHGIRDFDITRNHIHIETECGARFTVRNSRSSRSARSLRNNKYRKPCKRCRPSDEQINRFVKKTFKERGQTVSVFSTKKPTPKKPKQAVVKSVSVSTPTPTTASEAAPATPENKGAKDNNKPEVKYSPSQIERLKTLMAPDDKIPVQGELPEFKDLEKELIQRRRNDLISMYEEDREDRLGKLERTITAFFVERGFLEIKSPIMIPFEYVERMGIDKDDHLYKQIFRVGDNMCLRPMLAPCLYNYLRKLDKVLPDPIRIFEIGPCYRKESDGSRHLEEFTMLNFCQMGSNCTREELEGIISEFLEYLGIEYQIEADDCMVYGDTIDIMHGDLELSSAVVGPIPLDREWGVNKPWIGAGFGLERLLKVKHDYTNIRRASRSELYYNGINTNL from the coding sequence ATGGAAAAGCAATTACTGGATGTTCTGGTCGGACTCAACGGAGTCTGGCTATCGCGAAGCGGATTACTTCATGGGATAAGAGACTTTGATATCACAAGGAATCATATTCATATTGAAACCGAGTGTGGGGCACGGTTTACAGTAAGAAATTCCAGATCCAGCCGTTCTGCAAGATCCCTAAGGAACAATAAGTACCGCAAACCTTGCAAGCGCTGTCGTCCAAGTGATGAACAGATCAATCGTTTTGTCAAAAAAACATTCAAAGAGAGAGGACAGACCGTTAGTGTGTTCTCCACAAAGAAGCCTACTCCCAAGAAGCCAAAACAAGCTGTTGTTAAATCCGTTTCAGTTTCTACACCAACTCCGACGACTGCAAGTGAAGCAGCCCCTGCCACACCTGAGAACAAAGGAGCAAAAGACAACAACAAGCCGGAAGTGAAATATTCACCTTCCCAGATCGAGAGGCTGAAGACACTGATGGCGCCTGATGACAAGATCCCGGTGCAGGGAGAATTACCGGAATTCAAGGATCTTGAAAAGGAACTGATCCAAAGAAGGCGCAACGACCTCATATCGATGTATGAAGAGGACAGGGAAGATCGCCTCGGTAAACTTGAAAGGACGATAACCGCGTTCTTCGTGGAAAGAGGTTTCCTTGAGATCAAATCCCCGATAATGATACCATTCGAATATGTCGAAAGAATGGGTATCGATAAGGACGATCATCTCTACAAGCAGATATTCCGTGTAGGAGACAACATGTGCCTGCGACCAATGCTGGCACCCTGCCTGTACAATTACCTGCGCAAGCTGGACAAGGTACTTCCGGACCCCATAAGGATATTCGAGATAGGACCATGCTACCGTAAGGAATCCGATGGCAGCAGACACCTGGAAGAGTTCACGATGCTGAACTTCTGCCAGATGGGATCCAACTGCACCAGAGAAGAACTGGAAGGCATCATAAGTGAGTTCCTCGAGTACCTGGGCATAGAGTATCAGATAGAAGCAGATGACTGCATGGTCTATGGAGATACCATCGACATTATGCATGGTGACCTGGAACTTTCCTCGGCAGTTGTCGGACCTATTCCTCTTGACAGAGAATGGGGAGTCAACAAACCATGGATCGGAGCAGGTTTCGGATTGGAAAGATTGCTTAAGGTCAAGCATGACTACACCAACATACGCCGTGCAAGCAGGTCCGAACTGTACTACAACGGAATCAATACTAATCTGTGA